The DNA sequence cacaagtaTTTGTGAGTACCCAAATATCTGTATGTGTTTATATGTACCTGGATGTATGTATATTCATACGTGACTTCATGAAGATTAAGTTTACAAAATTTATACTTAAATATTAGTTTGGATTCacaaaagtattttctttgCTTAAACATTATTGATAAACAATCACCATGACAGCTAAAGTACAATGTAATTTAGGAaccattttgaaaagaatgtacCTTAATAATGGTTCAGACAACATACAGCTTTGAAAAAGAAGTGTTTGAGAATTCTGAGAATCGTGTACTTAATGCGATATTAATTAAAAAGTCATTTTTGGCcatttatgtattttgatagAGATTGAATAAGAAGGCATTAGATTTGTCTGTGTACCTGCATATATTATAGGGttcttcacaaaatacggccctgtatggacgagggctcagtgagtgacgtattggacgagccgaaggcgagtccaatacgccactcactgagcccttgtccatacagggccgtattttgtgtaaaaccctattattatacacctccctccattaatggtcccgtataaactaattctatggtaaattttgagggatgcggcacgcgcgatatgagtggaacgcgcgcgattgttgaaataaaattgctacaaatccCTGAAAATTTGCACGTCGCGCGTCTCCcatattcgggactccgcgtactatacaaaatacggaaagttattggacggtcaaactcccataggttacggcagtaggtgtataataatgtagtatacaaaaataaattctaAAATATCTCTTCCATGGTCACTGTTTTCCATCAACTACAGCCGTTGAGGACTATAGCAACACAGTTTAGAATTAGAAACCTGACAGATTGTCTGCACTTTTGGAAAGCTCCAGAACTGCCTTTACGATGATTGACTACTTGGCAAAACACTCCATAATATCTCATTACAAATTGTGTCATGCCTTGTTTCTGAACACCACAGGTCTTGCCAGGTGATGAACAACATTGTCCCAGAGATGTAGCCATTTCACGTAGCCCTGGCCCGTAAAGAATGAGGTCACGATTGACGTGCAATTCACCTGAAATGTCTAGAATAACAATGGCAATGATGTTACTTTATGTccctttcaaaatggccgtaaTATACTCCATCTTGCAGGCAGGCACATGCATTAATACCCGATTTCTTTTGTCTCAAGAATTACAACCTATTTTATGAGGTCACGTAAATCACTGCTGATCACCAACCTAACAACAGTCCGCTCACCTTAACCATTGTGGTACTCTTGTAAAGATATACTGTCCACCAGACACTCAACACCATTGGTGTCGAATTTCAATTGTTGTTGTAGTTACAGGGAACACGATCTGGTTCATTTCAAAGAAGTGTACTGACGCTATTGTGTCAGTTTTCTTTGCTGTGTCAATCCACATTTCAGCAATGACGTATTTGCTAATCTCGTAAAGTCTGACTTCTTTGAAGCAAGGACAGCAGTTAAAATTTTGTCGAGATTTTATGATAGTAATGTATTACtcaccttgaaattgaaagactgaaccttttgctcaaactttccgtaaggaaatttaaaccattccttttcaaaatcaagaataaagtcaggggtcaccgcgcaaactTTGGTTCTAGAGCAACAAAAAGCTGAATATTCACcaaaacttgaaattcaaaattcaaaatgttaactctataggctaaaaattaaattttaaattttcaaaaaactaagatgattaaaatatttatcactccaagagctttaaaatgatgcCCCACcattggtagatcagaaaataattgtaaaatttttttagtttgaaaATCTCTCTCTGAGGCGAATTCTCACATAAAACTTCTCACTGCATCAGACTGTGGTACTTGTACGAACCCTTTGCTTTTTACTCGGCATAGCTGCTCTGGTGTACAGGGAAATTTGGGtgaaagaggtacaggactcGAGGATATGGCAGTGTGTTGAAATGCAATTGAGTTGCACATGAAACCTGCTGGTTCTGTGGATGCTAAATGTAGACACTGGGGGCGCTCTTCAAAGTAGGGCAACTGAAATTTTTTGGCTCACTTGTGATCATTCGTCAAGTTCATAGATGGataaatgaatattcatgaaggaGTATGATCTGCAACTGTCCCGTTGCGATGCTTCTCATGAATCTAAAACATACTTGTATCTTCCCAATATTTTGACTCAAATTCCCTCTTTAACCGCAAAAGCACAAAGCCAGTGTTCTCCCCTGGATTTTCTGGTAGAGTGGTGGcgaatttgcataacaataaacgTAATTGTCATGGTAATAAGTTTCTGTTGTTTACCAGAAATTAAAGAGTGGTGGCCATCACTCTATAATTGCTCTGGGTAGAACACTGAAACCCCAAGGGTGAAGTTGAAGATAGCCAGAAACACAAATGTTACAGGGTGAATAACATTTTGTGTGTCTTCCAGTCTGATTTTGTTTATTCCTCTGTGTTAAAAAGTATTACTTGATAATAAAACGTGATACAGAAACATTCGGTAACCATAACAACATTTGCATCACTCTAATGCTGTAATCTGTGGTTGACGTAATTGGTGTGTCTTGCGaataaaactatttttttttatgctATGTAGTAGAATCGCAACATGGTAGAGATATTGCGAATTAACCAGTGGCATTCACACGCACACATGCGCTGATACAACGATGAGAACACAGTGTACAACCATACTGCAGTCATCCCAGACAATATACAATGTAGGCATTGTAACACTTAATGTGTATCAATATGTTGAAGTGACTTTGTTTACAAAGTCACTGACTAGAAGTTGTACCAAATCTAACTTTGTAGCTTCAGTATAAGAAATGTTGATTATTGAGCAAATTATAAAACATAGTGTTTGACTTGATTTATATAAATAATCCGACAATGACCGATTTCATAATACGCTTGAACCCACAGGAAAAACGAGAAGCCCTCGCCGATCAAAATCGTAGAGAGATCGACAACTACAACAACTTCAAAAACGATGATTCGAGACGCCTGCAGGCCGCATACGACAAACGTCTCAACGAGATGATACCGTGCGCCAGAGGCGAACACCATCACAGTCAGGACCCTGTAAGGAGAAGAGATTTCATGGAGGCTAGTCAGAGAGAGTACACTGCAAAAGTACAGAACAGATATTCAGTAAGTTTTCAATTTATTCCTCTCAGTGACTGAGACGTATGCAGTGAGTAAGTAAATTAAATGGACAGTGGCTGTAactcattaaaatattttaatagtttttgttCAGAAACAAAGTACATTTTCGTCTTCATTGCCCCCAATGTCtgttgaatacatgtacatagtatTAAGGCTTTGCACACACAACATCGAGTGTATCGATAATACTGTCGACAACTGAATTTCTAGTCGAGATTAAACTTCAGTTGTCAACACTTACATTGTAGTATTGGACATTACATGTGTtcaagctgagttgacaaggTCAACCTGTCCACCCCCAtttcccagtaaacaggtccacaatcaccattaataacaatgggtttggaccaaaccatggtggtgaatggGTTGATATGAGGCAGTTGGACATAATTTcgggagtagagcaagaaagTGTATTCTACAAAAAGGGAAAAGTTTGGGAAAATACACCAAAAATCTAGACCAGAATTCATTGGAAATGACAACCACGGCCGACATTTAATAAACAATAATTAATGACTTCACAGAATCAGAGATATGAGAGTTTAGTTTGGAGTTGTAAATACAGAAAGAATACAAAAGAATGATGAATTTGTGCAGCTTGGCATCTACAAGGGGAAAAAATTAACAAACCACCATACTTTCATGTCTCACCCTGTCACCCCCATTTTGCAGTGTAGAGGTCAAACTTTGCTAGAGAGAACAATAGGACCataccaaaccatggtggtgaattTAGTTTGACCCCTTTAATggcatggtttggcccaaatccattgttatcactGCTGGTTGTGGACCTGTTTGCAGTGAATTAGGAGACGAACATAGAAGTATTTGTAACGCCTATAAGGGAGTTTAACCTTTTTGAAGAAATTGGAGGGCTGTGTGGCCACATAACCCATTTTAGATCTAAAAATCTCCTTATTTCAAGTCTTCATTTGAGAACTTTATAAtctttgacccaggtcaaaagtCGTATTGCTGAAATTTGCAATGCATGTATGCAGCACAGCAGTCACATGGGCAAAGTAACATGGCCTACAGTAACTGGCCAAGCCAAAATTTGCTgaaaacaaaaaggaaaaactaAAAATTGGATGTAAGAGGATATTAATGGATTAATTAATGATACCTACCGATATTTTAGACCCTGTAATGACACTGAAATTTATACCCCCATTATGAGAGCTGAAAACCGGTTACTGCAGGCCTCCCAAAGGGCGGTACATCTACGTATTGGCATAATGGAAGTGCAACATTTCCCCAAACCCTACAATGGATAATgcttgtaatctttcttttcttgtttactTGTTACAGTCAATCAACTATGCTCAGCAATGGTGAACCAAGACAACAACGGAAGAGGATCTCTATCTAATGCCAGCGCTGTATTGTGTTAATATGTATGTGTGCAGCTATAATTTGTAAATCGTCTTTCTCTGCTGCAAATGGACATCActaaatttgttgttataatTTCCCTGCAGTTGGTATGCGTCATTCAAGAATAAAGAAGTGTGCAATATAGATACACACTGGTAATGATTGTTCGACAGTAATATGCCATACCCATGGTTGTAGCGCACGTAGCTGTAGTTATAAGTGTTTTctcagttaaccctttgagcaccatggtttgggccaaacccaTCGCTATcaaatggtgagtgtggacctgtttacagagaGCAAGTAAAATTGCCCTTTGCAATCAGAATGCTTCGTGTAAGTCTGTGTGGTGAGGTCAAGAGGTCACCAGCATAGCACCAACAGGTGATCTGCTGGTGCATGTGTGAGtgattgcaaaaaaaaaggTTGTGACCTCAGCTGCATAGACCCAAACCCAGCAAAGTCGGCCTTTTCACCCCTGTAAACAGATCCATGCACACCCTTGAGTAggagccaaaccatggtggtaaaaggcTCAAAAGAGTTCGGTTACAAGTATTTATCATGGCCAATTATTGATTTTTGCCCAgggagggggggagggaggCAAGAGGTGATACCCCTCTTACCATACAtggatatattcaaatttgcaaTGACCTCGTATTTAAGcgtttgatttcaaatattttgaggtTGGTATTGTAATTATGAAGATATAATATGCAATAGTTTGTTTCTTAAGCTACCATGTTGCCATTTGTTAACCCCTTGACCCCACTCTAAATGGTGGAAATTTCCGATGCAATAATGAAGCTACTGTATTCTGGAAAATTCCAACGTGCTTGCTCACAGTATGTTTTTGGTTGTCCAGGGCTTAACTATCAAACAGCATTATTTCCAACACTAGTTCCCCTGCCAGACGTTATGttattcacatttttacatgccagctctatttgaaatattttgctgTGTGCCGCACAGTATTCCGTcctataaaattcaaattttgatagtaaTCGGAACATTGTATGTGTAACCTTAAACAAAGTTAACACTGCTTCTCTTGCAAAGATTTgccttttttttgaaaaatgacgaatattgttttttttaactgCCGAATGTATTATATCAATGATTTTATCCACAGTATTTTACtcctgtgcaaattttgaagaCAAGTATTTGagtgtgtattttttgctgACATATTATTTTCAGTCAGAGAGGGAAAAAGTTGCTGTCGTTTGATGTAATTCATTTTTTCCCCGTTATTGAAGGTGGAATGTACACCATGGACAGGTTTTTAGGCTCagattttgacaacatttttctGATCTGATGCTAGTGCACAGTGCAGACTCACTTTTGAAACCTGTTGATTATGTGGAGTTTTCTCCCTGACtttagttttttttctgttgaggGAATGCAGGATATGACATCAGTTcgaatttcaaacattggtcGAGGCTAGGTAATTTTTCTCTCATCTCAACATTTGCGTGATTTCTATTCTCGATTGtaaaagaaaatggtttaaaagtttccttgagtaaagtttgagcaaaaagtttaaatatattttttttgtggCACGTATTACCTTTAGGTAGTATGGGCTTTGAAATTTAGACTTAAAGTTCTGCTCAAaaattcctcaaggaaactttgcaCCATTCTCTCGtggaattaaaaataaaaatcgtgggtcactgagcaaatttatgttctagagaaacaaattacctaatatttattgacacttgaaattcaaaatggccgccatccctgtgttaactctttggggaaaaatttgatttttgattttcaaaaaaaaaacgatggtgaaattttttttactcCATGAGCTCCCAATTGAACCTCCAgaatcagaaaagtattgtaaaaatttgagagtgttTAAATATTGGTCACAGACAGGTGCATTTAATTGTAATTCGATGACCATTATAACAGGTGCATATTGACACACGTTGAAAGAGTCAACGTCAAGGCATGCTTTCAGCCCTATGTGTACAGACAGAACCAATAAAGAAATCACTTCAGCAATTATTGGTATTTACAAGAAATACATGGCAATGAGCAAACTGCTAACTCATTTGAGATGTAAACCTTCATGAACCATACAGCAAGTTCACACTTGACAATTTAGTCATCATGTGCATCGCTTAGGATGCTATTTGAATTAGTGGTTGGTTTTTAAGAAGGTATTGAAACCATTTTCTCCACACAAAGTGTTAATACACAGCAACTTTTTCCCTTGAAGTTAAGGTGGTTGTGATATGTCTTGGTACTTCTCTTACAGTTGTTGTGAATTGGCAAAGTGAAGCTCAGTTTACGTATTAATCTTGTCAGGATGATGTCACTGTATCTGGAAGTGAGACACTGGAAATTGAATTTCAGGATGGATGAACCGCCGGTCAGCTTTTTTGAATCAGTGTGTCATTTCGTCATTTTGACCGTTCAATCGTACGTACAACTTGTTTCGACCCAGCAATTTCATGTTAGGAGAATTTGGTTCTCAGGAATCATGACTATGgtgaatcaacaggtggttgttaAATGTTGAGTAAAATTATGTACTACAAAAGTCATCAAGGTTTTGTTTCTTATCATACCAGGCAGTGACAAGCTCATGTTTTAAACTTCCTCCATCCATACAAAAAATACCCAGAGTTCCAAAtcttgtgacctttgacttgaTGTCAATGGTTTTAGAAGTACCAGGATGTATGACCTTTAGAGTTTTTTGACCTTCACAACAGTATTCAACAATGTGTGTGATATATTTTCAGTGTAGAACACAGGTTTGCAATAACTTACTAACTCTTACAAGTTCTGAAATTTTGTGACATCGGGAGATGATAAggagattttgaatttttctgtttttattttaatgtgtgttttttttgcAGTGTGATGCTGTTTGGGCATTGAAAGTATACTAAGTAGGGTTAATTTCTAGAATTGTTGTGAGCCATTGGACAAAGTGAGTTCCATTTCTAGGTATTGTGAGCTGACATGGTGCTCTGTTGGTGTATAGAAAAACACTTGAAAATGAATGTATCAGCCATTGTGCGTTCTACAGGAATGCCTGTATCTCTGAGATTGTGTGAAGTGTGATTGTTATGTAGACAGGCCATCAAAGGTACAAACCTGTGATTTATTCACTTGTTGTGTAGCAACTTCAAAGATTAATGTCAGGTCATTGAATTTGGTTATGGGTCAAGTTGCATTTGGGGATAACTACTGACAAATGTCTGCAGATGTTGAGATGGCGGGAACCCATATACTGTGATGGACATTGTGTTTGAAAAGCTGAAAAGCACATTCACAAAgtgtttaaaaatatgtgatcaATATTTTGAGCTCTGATTAAATTTATTGGATATGTATTTGAATCATGTTGAATAttatatcatgattttaatcacgaaccaaaattttgtgtaatttttcaaGCTGTGATATATAGAATTGTGTTCATTATTCATTCTGTCCACtagcaaaatttacaaaattgtaCTTGAGCTGGACTCAGAAGTGTCTTGATTTTTGCCGGTTTGAGTTTGTTGTAAATCCTAAATTTTGTGCAATTAAGTGCCAAGGGATGGATTTAGTGCGGTGACGGTGAGGGAAAGTTGCACTTGAATGTGGAGAATTACATTATATTTATAGAAagagtaaaaaattacagacttGAGTGTGCATATGTAGGGAATCATTGCAAATATAATAATTCAGGTTTTCAGTGGAAATGATCAGGGCCACTGCAATTGAAGATCAAGGCTCCAAAACATGATGGCAAATGCTTTCAGCGAAATGTCTCATAACCATCAGCAAATAATAATTATCTTGGTGCAAACACACACTGACAAACttttaaagaaaatgaaaaaaactgcaTATATGACATTTTGGCTTATGATAGCTATTGACATATTGTACAATGGACTGTAATTTCTGTAGTCGGTGAATAGATTTTTGCAGTTGCTTCTATAATCAGTATTGATAACACTTATAGGAAATTCTACTGAGGGTTGTGTGtaaaattttaatcaaaattctgaaaaaaacatttacaaaaagtttTGAGTTTTCACACAGAGTGTTACTAACCACGAGTGATGTGTAATAAAGTACTGTGTTCAAATCAATCTTTGTCATGTtgtgtgttttaattttttttgcctGGATTATCTTCATATTTGTGAGTTCTCACAACATGTTCTTGAAAAGTTAGGGCATTGGAGAGGAGATTTAAAAGCCCCTTGGAGGATAATTAGCAAAGTGGGGACTGTTTTTATTTACTGTTCAATAATGGTTTCTGTGAAAACAGTGaaagcacattgtgtatcttgAAATTATTGTATGCATGCATCAATGAtggtgtgataattaatatGTGTATTAGGCAGCAACAGGGATAGAATAAACATGTCCAGATTTGAGGAAGTGTGCACCTCGAAACTAAAgacaaactttttctcaaattttcatcaagaaaactttaaacgATTCTCTCatcaaatcaagagtaaaaattcAGGGGCAACGTGCAAAgtatggtactagagaaacaaattacccaacaattacaccgatatttgaaattcaaaatggccgccatccctgtgttaattctgtgggaaaataaaatgtttgagtttcacaaaactgaaaagGTGACAACTTTTCGTTGCCCAGAGATTTTACATGAACacatgaacccccacatgtggtagaccaaaaaagaATAACGTAAAAATTGGAGCGTCTGCATATCAGTGCCTGAGGTGCATTccatgttaaaggtatacattcacctgtaatctaaatatgcccatatatggtcaaaggggcgttccttggtattcaaaatgtccatgtgagggcgctgtttttaaaaagcggccacccgcttaaaatctgtgattggttagattttctctttccatggtaactctggcaaaatttgaacaggtgacagaTACCTTTAATAACATGGGGCACGAAAATAAAAAACCTTGCACTCACTCTGGTAAGTTAAAAGGCTTTCAAAGAAAGGTGGCAAAATAgaactttgaaaattatttatttacaaagAAATCTTGTGGTGAAAAGTGTACAtcattttgcataaattttaagtcatattttacaataataATGATAGAGAGTAATGCGTTTCTTAATTGTCAGCATCGCCTGGGTTAGTGAAACTTAAAAATAATTCACTTTGAACCCCTGACTagtacaaaaatagaaaaactTTTCCGGCGCTCAAGGTATAGAGTTATTGACTATATGGTACCTGCATTCAAACGTAGTCAAAAGGTGAAGTGAAAGATGTTATGCTATATATTGTAGAATGATAACCTGTTGTGTTTTCATTCCATAAGATTACAGgaacattattttcattttgtattcacTCAAAATTCTGAGGTATAAGCACAGGCGTCTACCCTGTTGGGGTAGGCCAGTTCTCATTTTACGACTGGTTGAACTTCCATCAATAAAACAATATGTACAGCTAGATTATtgataaattatgaaaaattgttttgattttcGCAATTCCCGCAAAGTATGAAAAATTTGGGTGGGAGCTTACCTGAATATTACCTCTTTTTGAAACTTGCATCAAAGTTGGGGCTGTGCACTTGCAAAAGCAATAAATGCTTAAATATGAAGGACTATGGTACTTGTTTATACATCTTGCATTTGTGCCTTGGTTGTCAAATACACCATGTCATGGCAATTACTTAGctcactgtaatttttttatgatttccaAAGCCTGTAAGGAGCATGACAGAGCATGCGTAAGTGACAGTGTGAGTAAGGATATACATGTCAGGTGAATTTAGATAATCATCCAGAGGGGCCTTGAAACTGTCAACAGTGAACATGCAGAGGTAACCATAAAAGGCTCTGTCTGGGTATGTAGAAACAGTCAAAGTGATGAAATACGTACCCTGAATGGCGTTTTCAGTGCTTTCAAATTCTATTATTCTCAATGGTGGATGCGTAATACTAAGATTATGGACAAGACAGCATGTATCGCTCtcgttttgttttggaaaaagaaataattaaaaacGCGTTCTGCCATGACAATCATACTACGTGTACATTGTGACAGTTCATGCTTATATGCCCACAACCATGTTGAAaccaaaatattattgatatctTGAAGCgtaaacaaaaatgtatttacatCTTTTTGGTCACCATCAGAAAATAGCCTTCTGATGAGTCGCAGGGACTGTGCTTGATCAATCCCTCGTAGCACAGAGGTTATTTCATCGTCTCAAAAGATTACCAAAGCATCGACAAGTGTCTgatctacagttttcatgagtGCACAGTCATTTCGATGTTGAACACCTCTTTGAGGAGAGGTGGTACCGAATCAACCAATCGCGATGCACTTTCCATGGTGGACTCTGATAAGTCCTGAAATCCCTTCACGTGATCTATGGTCAACTGTCTCAGCTCCACCAGCATGTGCAGCATCCTTGGCAGCAGACCTCGGTTTCCCGGCCTGCTCTTACGGACTTCATATTCGATGGACATTGCCAGTCTGTCTTGGAAACTCTGAACTTTCTCTTTGTCTTCTAGCCCTTCACGATCTGGAATAATTAATGGCATTGTGGGAAGGTCAACTTTTCGTATGATCCCAATTGCAACTCATGACAAAGATGGGCCACTATGAAGGCACATGGTATGAACAGGTACAACTGACACATGTCATGAATCTCAATTACAACTTAAAACTTAAAGGAGGTTAGCTgttacttttgataaatttttcactatttttgttttttatgtcaa is a window from the Ptychodera flava strain L36383 chromosome 11, AS_Pfla_20210202, whole genome shotgun sequence genome containing:
- the LOC139143826 gene encoding uncharacterized protein; its protein translation is MSALHWEALRKQRVLDRKHFIEKQLKEKREALADQNRREIDNYNNFKNDDSRRLQAAYDKRLNEMIPCARGEHHHSQDPVRRRDFMEASQREYTAKVQNRYSSINYAQQW